One genomic window of Pseudomonas aeruginosa includes the following:
- a CDS encoding MFS transporter produces MESANAISASAQPRTTSQRIKSIFSGSVGNLVEWYDWYVYAAFSLYFAKAFFPQGDMTAQLLNTAAIFAVGFLMRPIGGWLMGIYADRKGRKAALLASVLLMCFGSLIIALTPSYETIGVAAPILLVVARLLQGLSVGGEYGTSATYLSEMANKEQRGFFSSFQYVTLISGQLIALAVLIVLQQTLTVEQLESWGWRVPFFIGALCAVVAMFLRRGMEETESFSKKKEEPKESLLRTLLRHPKEVLTVVGLTMGGTLAFYTYTTYMQKYLVNTVGMSKTDSTMISAATLFLFMLLQPIVGALSDKIGRRPILIAFGVLGTVFTYPILSTLHSVDSWWGAFFLIMAALVIVSGYTSINAVVKAELFPTEIRALGVGLPYALTVSIFGGTAEYVALWFKSVGLESGFYWYVTACIACSLLVYVFMKDTQKHSKITTD; encoded by the coding sequence ATGGAAAGCGCCAACGCCATTTCCGCGTCTGCCCAGCCCCGCACCACTTCGCAACGCATCAAGTCGATCTTCAGCGGTTCCGTCGGCAACCTGGTCGAGTGGTACGACTGGTACGTCTACGCCGCCTTCTCGCTGTACTTCGCAAAGGCATTCTTCCCCCAGGGCGACATGACCGCCCAACTGCTGAACACCGCAGCTATCTTCGCTGTGGGCTTCCTGATGCGCCCGATCGGTGGCTGGCTGATGGGTATCTATGCCGACCGCAAGGGCCGCAAGGCGGCGTTGCTGGCCTCGGTGCTGCTGATGTGCTTTGGCTCGCTGATCATCGCCCTGACCCCCAGCTATGAAACCATCGGCGTCGCCGCGCCGATCCTGCTGGTGGTCGCGCGCCTGCTCCAGGGCCTGTCGGTCGGCGGCGAATACGGCACCTCCGCCACCTACCTGAGCGAGATGGCGAACAAGGAACAGCGCGGGTTCTTCTCCAGCTTCCAGTACGTGACCCTGATTTCCGGCCAGCTCATCGCCCTGGCGGTGCTGATCGTCCTGCAACAGACCCTGACCGTAGAACAACTGGAAAGCTGGGGCTGGCGCGTCCCCTTCTTCATCGGCGCGCTGTGTGCAGTGGTGGCGATGTTCCTGCGTCGCGGCATGGAAGAGACCGAGTCCTTCTCGAAGAAGAAGGAAGAGCCGAAGGAAAGCCTGCTGCGCACCCTGCTGCGCCACCCGAAGGAAGTGCTGACCGTGGTCGGCCTGACCATGGGCGGCACCCTGGCCTTCTACACCTACACCACCTACATGCAGAAGTACCTGGTGAACACGGTAGGCATGAGCAAGACCGATTCGACCATGATCTCGGCTGCCACCCTGTTCCTCTTCATGCTGCTGCAGCCCATCGTCGGCGCCCTCTCCGACAAGATCGGCCGGCGGCCGATCCTGATCGCCTTCGGCGTACTCGGCACCGTCTTCACCTACCCGATCCTCAGCACCCTGCACAGCGTCGACAGCTGGTGGGGAGCGTTCTTCCTGATCATGGCGGCGCTGGTGATCGTCAGCGGCTACACCTCGATCAATGCGGTGGTGAAGGCCGAACTGTTCCCCACCGAGATCCGCGCCCTGGGCGTCGGCCTGCCGTATGCCCTGACCGTGTCGATCTTCGGCGGCACCGCCGAATACGTTGCCTTGTGGTTCAAGAGCGTCGGCCTGGAGAGCGGCTTCTACTGGTACGTCACCGCCTGTATCGCCTGCTCGCTGCTGGTCTATGTGTTCATGAAGGACACCCAGAAGCACTCGAAGATCACGACCGATTGA
- the tonB1 gene encoding energy transducer TonB1 yields MSPQPSRSPDRFSLAALAEDHPTAPAQGDESESLPCVNAQRGEPNLRVVDCSGARRDEEVAVEEVLIPYAHGSDPEDVPGEPPKSRWWLSSGAAVAMHVAIIGALVWVMPTPAELNLGHGELPKTMQVNFVQLEKKAEPTPQPPAAAPEPTPPKIEEPKPEPPKPKPVEKPKPKPKPKPKPVENAIPKAKPKPEPKPKPEPEPSTEASSQPSPSSAAPPPPAPTVGQSTPGAQTAPSGSQGPAGLPSGSLNDSDIKPLRMDPPVYPRMAQARGIEGRVKVLFTITSDGRIDDIQVLESVPSRMFDREVRQAMAKWRFEPRVSGGKIVARQATKMFFFKIEKRR; encoded by the coding sequence ATGTCGCCACAGCCTTCACGGTCGCCTGACCGTTTTTCGCTGGCCGCGCTCGCCGAAGACCACCCCACCGCTCCCGCCCAGGGAGACGAAAGCGAGTCCCTGCCATGCGTGAATGCCCAGCGCGGAGAACCCAACCTGCGCGTGGTGGACTGCTCCGGTGCGCGCCGCGACGAGGAAGTGGCGGTCGAGGAAGTGCTGATCCCCTACGCCCATGGCAGCGATCCCGAAGACGTCCCCGGCGAGCCGCCCAAGTCGCGCTGGTGGTTGTCCTCCGGCGCGGCGGTGGCGATGCATGTGGCGATCATCGGTGCGCTGGTGTGGGTGATGCCGACCCCGGCCGAACTCAACCTTGGCCACGGCGAACTGCCGAAGACCATGCAGGTGAATTTCGTCCAGCTCGAGAAGAAGGCCGAGCCGACCCCGCAGCCGCCGGCTGCCGCGCCGGAGCCGACGCCGCCGAAGATCGAGGAACCCAAGCCGGAGCCGCCGAAGCCGAAGCCGGTGGAAAAACCCAAGCCCAAGCCGAAACCCAAGCCCAAACCGGTGGAAAACGCCATTCCGAAGGCCAAGCCGAAGCCGGAACCCAAACCCAAGCCGGAACCCGAGCCGAGCACGGAGGCATCCAGTCAGCCCAGCCCGTCCAGCGCCGCCCCGCCGCCGCCCGCACCTACCGTCGGGCAGAGCACGCCCGGCGCGCAGACCGCGCCCAGCGGCTCGCAAGGTCCGGCCGGCCTGCCCAGCGGCAGCCTCAACGACAGTGACATCAAGCCGTTGCGCATGGATCCTCCGGTCTATCCCCGGATGGCCCAGGCCCGGGGTATCGAAGGCCGGGTGAAGGTGCTGTTCACCATCACCAGCGATGGCCGCATTGACGACATCCAGGTGCTGGAGTCGGTGCCGTCGCGCATGTTCGACCGCGAAGTGCGCCAGGCCATGGCCAAGTGGCGTTTCGAGCCGCGTGTCAGTGGTGGCAAGATCGTCGCCCGCCAGGCGACCAAGATGTTTTTCTTCAAGATCGAGAAGCGCCGCTGA
- a CDS encoding CobW family GTP-binding protein, producing MLREIPTHLIGGPLGAGKTSLIRSLLAQKPAGERWAVLVNEFGEIGLDAALLATDVDGVAIGEVAGGCLCCVNGVPFQVGLGRLLRRARPDRLFIEPSGLGHPLALWKQLQAPPWSGVLALQPLVVVLDAAALASGQPLPEAQEQALEAAGMLLLNKSETLDATQRCAVRARLPVLPLRWSVRGHLALRDLPTSVAGEGSATTWAALPEAPAQLGTVLPAERPLRAVREQDGQFAIGWRLAPSVRFDRAAVDAWLNRLSGLRRAKAVLHCADGWYAANAAPFVDNWGKSSWRRDNRLELILAAGADEEALEEAFLACRMVAE from the coding sequence ATGCTTCGAGAGATACCCACACACCTGATCGGCGGCCCCCTGGGGGCCGGCAAGACCAGCCTGATCCGCTCGCTGCTGGCGCAGAAGCCGGCGGGCGAGCGCTGGGCGGTGCTGGTCAACGAGTTCGGCGAGATCGGCCTGGATGCCGCGCTGCTGGCCACGGACGTCGACGGCGTGGCCATCGGCGAGGTGGCGGGCGGGTGCCTCTGCTGCGTCAATGGCGTGCCGTTCCAGGTGGGGCTCGGTCGCTTGTTGCGTCGGGCACGGCCGGACCGGCTGTTCATCGAACCCTCCGGGTTGGGACATCCGCTGGCGCTGTGGAAACAGCTGCAGGCTCCTCCCTGGTCCGGCGTCCTGGCCCTGCAACCCCTGGTAGTGGTGCTGGATGCCGCCGCGCTGGCCTCCGGCCAACCGCTGCCGGAGGCACAGGAACAGGCGCTGGAAGCGGCCGGCATGTTGCTGCTGAACAAATCCGAAACGCTCGACGCGACGCAGCGCTGCGCTGTGCGCGCGCGCCTGCCGGTCCTGCCGTTGCGCTGGAGCGTGCGCGGTCACCTGGCATTGCGCGATCTGCCGACCAGCGTTGCCGGGGAAGGTAGCGCGACGACCTGGGCGGCCCTGCCGGAGGCGCCTGCTCAGTTGGGAACGGTGCTGCCCGCCGAGCGACCGCTGCGCGCCGTGCGCGAGCAGGACGGCCAGTTCGCCATCGGCTGGCGGCTGGCGCCGTCGGTGCGTTTCGATCGGGCCGCAGTGGACGCCTGGCTGAACCGTCTGTCCGGACTGCGGCGGGCCAAGGCGGTGCTGCATTGCGCGGACGGTTGGTATGCAGCGAATGCCGCGCCGTTTGTGGATAACTGGGGCAAATCCTCGTGGCGGCGGGATAATCGGCTGGAACTGATCCTCGCCGCAGGCGCGGATGAAGAGGCGCTCGAAGAGGCGTTCCTGGCGTGTCGGATGGTCGCGGAATGA